The proteins below come from a single Sporanaerobacter acetigenes DSM 13106 genomic window:
- the rpsS gene encoding 30S ribosomal protein S19: MGRSLKKGPFCDEHLLKKVDELNDKNEKKVIKTWSRRSTIFPQMIGHTIAVHDGRKHVPIYITEDMVGHKLGEFVPTRTFRGHGDKAEKSTALK; encoded by the coding sequence ATGGGTAGATCTTTAAAAAAAGGCCCTTTTTGCGATGAGCATTTGCTAAAGAAGGTTGATGAGCTTAATGATAAAAATGAAAAAAAAGTTATAAAGACATGGTCACGTCGTTCAACAATTTTTCCTCAAATGATTGGTCACACTATCGCTGTTCATGACGGAAGAAAACATGTACCTATTTATATAACTGAGGATATGGTTGGTCACAAGCTAGGAGAATTTGTTCCAACTAGAACATTTAGAGGACACGGCGACAAAGCTGAAAAGTCAACGGCGTTAAAATAA
- the rplV gene encoding 50S ribosomal protein L22, whose product MEARAIAKYVRISPLKVNYIAKEIRGKNVDEALAILKFTPKKGAKELEKVLSSAIANAENNFDLDRDNLYVKEAYANDGPTMKRWRPRSQGRAYPILKRSSHIGVVVEERE is encoded by the coding sequence GTGGAAGCTAGAGCAATAGCAAAGTATGTAAGAATTTCGCCTTTAAAGGTTAATTATATTGCTAAAGAAATCAGAGGCAAAAATGTAGATGAAGCCCTTGCAATATTGAAATTTACGCCTAAGAAGGGTGCAAAAGAACTAGAAAAAGTTTTAAGTTCTGCCATTGCAAATGCAGAAAATAATTTTGATTTAGATAGAGATAATCTTTATGTTAAAGAAGCTTATGCAAATGATGGCCCAACTATGAAAAGATGGAGACCTAGATCTCAAGGGAGAGCTTATCCTATATTAAAAAGAAGTAGTCACATAGGTGTAGTAGTTGAGGAAAGAGAATAG